Within the Stenotrophomonas sp. 610A2 genome, the region CAGTCCTCGGGCAAGAAGGAAGTTACTGGTGCCAATGTGCTGGTGGCGATCTTCGGCGAAAAGGAGTCGCACGCGGTCTACTACCTCAATCAGCAGGATGTGACCCGGCTGGACGTGGTCAATTACCTGTCCCACGGCGTGGGCAAGGCGGGCGATGACCCGGAGATGTCCTCGCCGCTGGAAGGTGAGGGCAGGGCAGAAGGTGCCGACGGCGAAGGCAAGGGCGATTCGCTGGCCGAGTTCGCCAGCAATCTCAATGAGATGGCCAAGTCAGGGCGGATCGATCCGCTGGTTGGGCGCCGTGACGAGATCGAGCGCACCATCCAGGTCTTGTGCCGCCGCCGTAAGAACAACCCGCTGTACGTGGGTGAGGCCGGTGTCGGCAAGACCGCCATCGCCGAAGGCCTGGCCAAACGCATCGTCGATGGCGAAGTGCCGGATGTGCTCGCCGATGCCGTGATCTACTCGTTGGATCTGGGCGCACTGGTGGCTGGCACCAAATACCGTGGCGACTTCGAGAAGCGCCTGAAGGGCGTGATCACCGCGCTGAAGAAGATTCCCAACTCGGTGCTGTTCATCGACGAGATCCACACCATCATCGGTGCCGGATCGGCGTCGGGCGGCACCATGGATGCCTCCAACCTGATCAAGCCGGCGCTGGCGTCGGGTGAGCTGCGCTGCATCGGCTCGACCACGTTCCAGGAATACCGCGGCATCTTCGAGAAGGATCGTGCGCTGGCGCGGCGCTTCCAGAAGATAGACATCGTCGAGCCGACCATTGGCGAGACCTTCGAGATCCTTAAGGGCCTGCGGCCGAAGTACGAGGCGCACCACAGCGTGACCTACGCCGACGATGCCTTGCAGGCAGCGGTGGATCTGTCGGTCAAGCACATTGCCGATCGCCTGCTGCCGGACAAGGCCATCGACGTGATCGACGAGGCCGGTGCCCGCCAGCGCCTGCTGCCCGAAGGCCAGCGCAAGGAGCGCATCGATATCGAGGAGATCGAAGCCATCGTTGCCAAGATGGCGCGGATCCCGGCCAAGCAGGTCACCGCCAGCGACAAGGATGTGCTGCAGCACCTGGAGCGCAACCTGAAGATGGTGATCTTCGGCCAGGACCAGGGCATCGAGTCGCTGACCTCGGCGATCAAGTTGTCGCGCTCGGGTCTGGCCAGTCCCGACAAGCCGATCGGCAACTTCCTGTTTGCCGGCCCCACCGGTGTTGGCAAAACCGAAGTGACGCGTCAGTTGGCATTGCAGTTGGGTATCGAGCTGGTGCGCTTCGACATGTCCGAGTACATGGAGCCGCATTCCATCAGTCGCCTGATCGGTGCGCCTCCGGGCTATGTCGGCTTCGACCAGGGTGGTCTGTTGACCGAGAAGATCGTCAAGACGCCGCACTGCGTGCTGTTGCTGGACGAGGTGGAGAAGGCGCATCCGGATATCTTCAACATCCTGTTGCAGGTCATGGATCGCGGTGTGCTCACCGACACCAACGGCCGCGAAGCCAATTTCAAGAACGTGATCCTGGTGATGACCACCAATGCCGGTGCCACCCAGGCGGCGCGTCGCTCGATCGGCTTCTTGAAGCAGGATCATGCAACCGATGCGATGGAAGTCATCCGCAAGAGCTTCACCCCGGAGTTCCGCAACCGCCTGGATGCAGTGGTGCAGTTCCAGCCGCTGGGCTTCAGTCATATCCTGCGGGTGGTGGACAAGTTCCTGATCGAGCTGGAAATGCTGCTGCAGGACAAGCACGTGTCGCTTTCGGCCACGCCGACGGCACGCGAATGGCTGGCCCAGCATGGCTTCGACGCGGACATGGGTGCGCGCCCGATGCACCGACTGATCCAGGACAAGGTGAAGCGCCCGCTGGCCGACGAGCTGTTGTTCGGCAAGCTCGTCAACGGCGGCAAGGTCAGCATCGACGTCCGCGAGGGCGAGCTGGTGGTCGACACCGAGTCCGAGCCGGAGCATCTGTTGCCGGCAACGGTGTAAGCCGGCATTTGCAGGAGCGGCGTAAGCCGCGAAGCCACAATTGCTTCAGCACAAACAAACCCCCGCATCCAACGATGCGGGGGTTTTTCTTTTGCTTGAGGCCCCCTCCCTTGCGCCGAAGGCGTAGGGGAGGGCTGGGGAGGGGTGCCGTTGCCGGTAACGCTCCTGCCGAGCATGGCTCGGCACTACAGGGTATTGCTGGTACGGCCTCTGCCGAGCATGGCTCGGCACTACGGGAATTCTGGCCACGCGAAAAAGCCAGCGCGAAGGCTGGCTTTCGGCTAACGCTCGACTTACCGCATTACTTCATGCGGTAGGTGATACGGCCCTTGGTCAGGTCGTACGGCGTCATCTCAACCTTGACGCGGTCACCGGTCAGGATGCGGATGTAGTTCTTGCGCATGCGGCCGGAGATGTGGGCGATGATTTCATGCCCATTTTCCAAGCGAACACGGAAAGTGGTGTTCGGCAACGTCTCGCTGACGGTGCCTTCGAACTCGATGGAGTCGTCTTTCGACATGTAGTCCTGTGCGGTTCTGCGGACGGCCATTGGGCCTAAGGGCGGGCATTTTACGCTGTCGCGCGCCGGGATGCAAAGTTTGCGTTAAGTGGCTGTATTCAGGCCAGTGCGGAGGCCGCCAACTCGCCGAACCTGCGCGTCCAGCTGCCGGCTTCCGCCGGCCGTTGCACCAGTTCGCGCACGGTTTCCAGGAACGCCGCGCGCGGGAGGTGCTCGGCGCCCATCCGCAACAGGTGCGGATTTTCCACCTGCGCATCCATCAGCGGCCATCCCCATTCGGCCAGGCTGGCAGCCAGGGCAGCGAGCGCGACTTTCGAGCCGCCGCTGCGGGCGCTGAACATGCTTTCGCCGAAAAACATCTCGCCGATCGCCACGCCGTAGATCCCGCCAACCAGCGCTTCGCCTTCAAACACTTCCACCGAGTGTGCGTAGCCGAGCTTGTGCAGCTCCACGTAGGCAGCGTGCATTTCGTCAGTGATCCAGGTGCCATCCTGGCCAGGCCGTGGTGCCGACGCGCAGGCCTGCATGACCTCGGCGAACGCGGTATCGGCGTGGACCTTCCAGGCACTGTTGCGCAGCCCGCGGCGGAAGCGTGAGGACAGATGCACCTGGTCGGTGCGGAACACCATGCGCGGGTCCGGCGACCACCACAGCAGCGGCTGGCCTTCCGAGAACCACGGGAAGATGCCGCCGGCATAGGCGTTCAGCAGGCGTACCGGGCTCAGGTCGCCGCCGACGGCAAGCAGGCCGTCGGGGTCCCGCAAGGCCAACTCGGCGGGCGGGAACGGGGCATCGCTGGCGGTGTCCAGCAGGAACGGGCCTTTGTTGCTCATTGCGGTGAATCTTCCTGCTTGAAAGGCGAATGGCGCAGCAGATCGGCGGTATAAGCAGCGACATCCTCGCGCTCCCGGTCGCACCAGTCGCGTGCGGCTTCACGGAATTGCGGGTGTGCCAGCCAATGGTGGCTGCGAACCTGGGTGGGCAGGAAGCCGCGCGCCAGCTTGTGCTCGCCTTGCGCGCCGGGTTCGAAGCGCTGCAGGCCCTCGCGCAGGCAGTACTCGATGCCTTGGTAATAGCAGGTTTCAAAATGCAGGCCGGGCAGGGGGGCGCCACCCCAGTAGCGCCCGTACAGCGTGTCGCTGCCGCGCAGGCACAGCGCGCCGGCAATCGGCTCGTCATCCTGCATCGCCAGGAACAACACCAGCTGGCGCGGCATCTGCGCAGCCATGTGGCGCAGGAAGGCCAGGGTCAGCGCCGGCGCATTGCCGTACTCGGCGAAGGTCTGCAGGTAGAAGCCATGCATTGCGCGCAGTTCATCCGCGCTGGCTTCGTCACCATGCCGCACGACGAAACGGATACCTGCACGGGCTACCTTGGCGCGTTCCTGGCGGATGTTCTTGCGGCGCTTGTGATCCATTGCACCGAGAAAATCCTCGAAGCTTGCCCAGCCCGGCTGGCGTTGCCATTGGAACTGCACGTCATCACGGCGCAGCCACTGTGCGCCGAACAGCGGGCTCTCTTTGTCCGGGTGGAAGTTGATGTGTGCCGACGACAGGTCGTTGTCCTGCACATGGCCGACGATGGCCTCGATCAGCGCCTGCCGATCAGCTTCGCTGCGGGCCAGCAGGCGCGGCCCGGTAACCGGCGAATAGGGCACGCCGCACAGCCACTTCGGGAAGTACTCCAGGCCATGGCGTGCATAGGCGTTTGCCCAGGCATGGTCGAACACGAATTCGCCGTGCGAGTTCTGCTTCAGGTAGCCGGGTGCGGCGGCGACAAGTTCATCGTCGCGCCACAAGCCCAGGTGTTGGGGTTGCCAACCCCACTCGGGGCGCAGGCAGCCGTGCTGCTCCAGCCCGCTGAGGAAGGCGTGGCTGATGAAGGGATTACTGCCGTCGTGCAGGGCATCCCATTGTTCGGCAGGCAGCACTGCCAATGCGGGGAGTGCTTTGACTGTGATCTCGGCGGTCATGGTTGCAGCTGCAGAACGTCGATCGTGGGCGGGTTGAACAAGCGTAGCGGCAAACCGATCTCACCAACGCCCCGTGTAGTGAACACCCGGACGCTACCGTGTGGCGTTTGCACCACCTGCTCGCCCCTGTCGAATCCATGAGCGCTGGGAATGACTTTGCGATATAGCCACGGGATACGGATCTGACCGCCGTGGGTATGTCCGGCCAGCACGATTGCAGCGTCACCTGTGCGCAGCTGCAGCGCACTATCGGGGTTGTGTGCAATCACGATCAGCGGTGCTTGCGGAACCGCTGCCGCTAGTAGAAAAGCAGGATCATCCTTACCTGCCCAGCGGTCACCAAGGCCCGCCCAGCGATGTCCTTGTGCGTCGGTGACGACCTTGCCTTCAATTACCTGCACGCCAAGTTTGGTCAAGGCCTCGCGCAGCGGCTTGTCGATATCCGGTCCAGGTCGTTGCTGGTCGTGATTGCCGAGCACGGCATAGGTTGGTGCGCGCAGTTGGTTCAGCGGCGCAAATAGCGTCTGTAGATCATGCCCCTGCGGCTCATAGGTCAGGTCGCCGGCAATGACCACCGCATCGACGGGCAGGGTATTGATTCGCTCCACCAGGCGCTGCAGAAACGCGGTGTCCTTGTAGATACCAAGATGGATGTCGCTGATCAACGCGACGCGCGCACTGATGCCGGTGCCCGGCAGTACGGTTTGGTCAACGCGGATGATTTGAGGCTCGATGAAGCGTGCCCAGGCGAACACGCCGCATCCAAGCAGCAGAATCGCAAGCAGCGGGCGGTGGCGCGGATTGCGCCACCGCCATAGCAGCCAGGCCATGGCAGGAAAAACCAACCAGCTGCCATGGAA harbors:
- the clpA gene encoding ATP-dependent Clp protease ATP-binding subunit ClpA; amino-acid sequence: MFSKDLEQTIGQCYKRAREARHEYMTVEHLLLALLENASAQAVLKACGADLERLGRELEKAINASVSLLAEDDGRDTQPTLGFQRVLQRAVYHVQSSGKKEVTGANVLVAIFGEKESHAVYYLNQQDVTRLDVVNYLSHGVGKAGDDPEMSSPLEGEGRAEGADGEGKGDSLAEFASNLNEMAKSGRIDPLVGRRDEIERTIQVLCRRRKNNPLYVGEAGVGKTAIAEGLAKRIVDGEVPDVLADAVIYSLDLGALVAGTKYRGDFEKRLKGVITALKKIPNSVLFIDEIHTIIGAGSASGGTMDASNLIKPALASGELRCIGSTTFQEYRGIFEKDRALARRFQKIDIVEPTIGETFEILKGLRPKYEAHHSVTYADDALQAAVDLSVKHIADRLLPDKAIDVIDEAGARQRLLPEGQRKERIDIEEIEAIVAKMARIPAKQVTASDKDVLQHLERNLKMVIFGQDQGIESLTSAIKLSRSGLASPDKPIGNFLFAGPTGVGKTEVTRQLALQLGIELVRFDMSEYMEPHSISRLIGAPPGYVGFDQGGLLTEKIVKTPHCVLLLDEVEKAHPDIFNILLQVMDRGVLTDTNGREANFKNVILVMTTNAGATQAARRSIGFLKQDHATDAMEVIRKSFTPEFRNRLDAVVQFQPLGFSHILRVVDKFLIELEMLLQDKHVSLSATPTAREWLAQHGFDADMGARPMHRLIQDKVKRPLADELLFGKLVNGGKVSIDVREGELVVDTESEPEHLLPATV
- the infA gene encoding translation initiation factor IF-1; amino-acid sequence: MSKDDSIEFEGTVSETLPNTTFRVRLENGHEIIAHISGRMRKNYIRILTGDRVKVEMTPYDLTKGRITYRMK
- the aat gene encoding leucyl/phenylalanyl-tRNA--protein transferase; translation: MSNKGPFLLDTASDAPFPPAELALRDPDGLLAVGGDLSPVRLLNAYAGGIFPWFSEGQPLLWWSPDPRMVFRTDQVHLSSRFRRGLRNSAWKVHADTAFAEVMQACASAPRPGQDGTWITDEMHAAYVELHKLGYAHSVEVFEGEALVGGIYGVAIGEMFFGESMFSARSGGSKVALAALAASLAEWGWPLMDAQVENPHLLRMGAEHLPRAAFLETVRELVQRPAEAGSWTRRFGELAASALA
- a CDS encoding GNAT family N-acetyltransferase, encoding MTAEITVKALPALAVLPAEQWDALHDGSNPFISHAFLSGLEQHGCLRPEWGWQPQHLGLWRDDELVAAAPGYLKQNSHGEFVFDHAWANAYARHGLEYFPKWLCGVPYSPVTGPRLLARSEADRQALIEAIVGHVQDNDLSSAHINFHPDKESPLFGAQWLRRDDVQFQWQRQPGWASFEDFLGAMDHKRRKNIRQERAKVARAGIRFVVRHGDEASADELRAMHGFYLQTFAEYGNAPALTLAFLRHMAAQMPRQLVLFLAMQDDEPIAGALCLRGSDTLYGRYWGGAPLPGLHFETCYYQGIEYCLREGLQRFEPGAQGEHKLARGFLPTQVRSHHWLAHPQFREAARDWCDREREDVAAYTADLLRHSPFKQEDSPQ
- a CDS encoding metallophosphoesterase; the protein is MDKVLIKQLLFHGSWLVFPAMAWLLWRWRNPRHRPLLAILLLGCGVFAWARFIEPQIIRVDQTVLPGTGISARVALISDIHLGIYKDTAFLQRLVERINTLPVDAVVIAGDLTYEPQGHDLQTLFAPLNQLRAPTYAVLGNHDQQRPGPDIDKPLREALTKLGVQVIEGKVVTDAQGHRWAGLGDRWAGKDDPAFLLAAAVPQAPLIVIAHNPDSALQLRTGDAAIVLAGHTHGGQIRIPWLYRKVIPSAHGFDRGEQVVQTPHGSVRVFTTRGVGEIGLPLRLFNPPTIDVLQLQP